One genomic region from Sphingobacterium multivorum encodes:
- a CDS encoding FecR family protein, translating into MNKELLEKYIVGETNEVENTMIKNWLEEDANNKEEYIKMKKMWDSLPKPLDVPDVDVDKAWADFKVVRDKRASEAAALPQKMTPVKQWSWWLAASILILCAVGFYVFDQSHREEMFLSSRDQVRQDSLPDGSVVTLNKNTSLAYSSRWTNKNRNVTLERGEVFFQVHKDKKHPFVIETGKTKITVLGTSFNVRRIPDATEVIVATGLVKVGYANKEVFLRPQQMITIRDRDTIKVGKEPVKDQFYKYYVDRVFDFQNTPLKRVVEVLNQAYDYTIIIDHSPDQKLLLTAKFEQNSLTEILKVISSTFGLKVHVKDREIHLTR; encoded by the coding sequence ATGAATAAGGAACTGTTAGAAAAATATATCGTTGGTGAGACCAACGAGGTAGAGAATACCATGATAAAAAATTGGTTGGAAGAAGATGCCAACAATAAGGAGGAATACATAAAAATGAAAAAAATGTGGGATAGTTTGCCGAAACCCCTAGATGTTCCTGATGTGGATGTGGATAAGGCTTGGGCTGACTTCAAAGTGGTGCGAGATAAAAGAGCGTCAGAAGCTGCGGCGTTACCCCAAAAAATGACTCCTGTGAAGCAATGGAGCTGGTGGCTCGCCGCGAGTATCTTGATACTCTGTGCAGTAGGATTCTATGTATTTGATCAGTCGCATCGTGAAGAAATGTTTCTTTCGAGCAGGGATCAAGTGCGCCAAGATTCCCTTCCTGATGGCTCGGTTGTTACACTAAATAAAAATACATCGCTGGCTTATTCAAGTCGTTGGACCAATAAAAATAGAAACGTGACCCTGGAAAGAGGGGAAGTGTTTTTCCAGGTTCACAAGGATAAAAAGCACCCCTTTGTCATTGAAACAGGTAAAACCAAAATCACGGTATTGGGCACAAGTTTTAATGTGCGACGGATACCCGATGCGACGGAAGTTATTGTTGCTACAGGATTGGTCAAAGTAGGCTATGCAAATAAGGAAGTCTTTTTGCGGCCACAACAAATGATTACGATCCGGGACAGGGATACGATAAAAGTAGGAAAGGAACCTGTCAAAGATCAGTTTTATAAATACTATGTGGATCGTGTGTTTGATTTTCAGAATACCCCATTGAAACGTGTTGTAGAGGTGCTCAATCAAGCTTATGATTATACGATTATTATAGATCATTCTCCTGATCAGAAATTGTTATTGACAGCAAAATTCGAACAAAATAGTTTAACTGAAATTTTGAAAGTCATTTCTAGCACATTTGGATTAAAAGTCCATGTGAAAGATAGGGAGATTCATCTGACGAGATGA
- a CDS encoding KTSC domain-containing protein, whose translation MKKIADYRKLLNVEKSVDLKTLKSTYRTIMKECHPDKFVNDEEGRLAAEQKSVEMIEAYHFLVSICPETLEQQLPIYMETITNSGIQDIDWKAQILTVTFHDGSQYEYFGVQRNDYIKFVNADSLGRFARRHIFHSYPYRNVLKTATVA comes from the coding sequence ATGAAAAAAATTGCCGACTACCGGAAGTTACTTAACGTAGAGAAATCTGTGGACCTTAAAACCCTAAAATCTACTTACCGGACAATCATGAAAGAATGTCATCCCGATAAATTTGTCAATGATGAAGAAGGTCGTTTGGCTGCAGAGCAAAAAAGTGTGGAAATGATTGAAGCCTACCATTTCCTGGTAAGCATCTGTCCAGAAACATTAGAACAACAGTTGCCGATCTACATGGAGACAATTACCAATTCGGGTATTCAGGATATTGACTGGAAAGCACAAATATTGACAGTCACTTTTCACGACGGCAGTCAATATGAATATTTTGGTGTTCAACGCAATGACTATATTAAATTTGTCAACGCAGATTCTTTAGGTCGATTTGCCCGCAGACACATCTTCCATTCTTACCCTTACCGTAATGTATTAAAGACTGCAACAGTCGCTTAA
- a CDS encoding VF530 family DNA-binding protein — MQEQINNPLHGKRLDTIIEYLVEYYGWEELGQRISIRCFNENPSVKSSLTFLRKTPWAREKVEQLYVKTLLKK, encoded by the coding sequence ATGCAAGAACAAATTAATAATCCATTACACGGAAAAAGGCTCGACACCATCATTGAATATTTAGTGGAGTATTATGGCTGGGAAGAGTTGGGACAACGCATATCCATCCGGTGCTTCAATGAAAATCCAAGCGTCAAATCATCCCTAACTTTCTTAAGGAAAACACCTTGGGCAAGAGAGAAGGTCGAGCAACTCTATGTAAAAACCTTGTTGAAGAAATAA
- a CDS encoding NADPH-dependent FMN reductase, translating into MKTIFAIVGSASAHSSNHHIVNHLQQEINADIHFTLFDRLKELPHFDLEESQSHPPIEIIALRQVINDADLVLISSPEYIFSVPSGLKNLLEWCAATTVFTDKPVSIITAAAQGETAHVELQRILQGLGAQIDEKRNLLIQGVKGKLDATGAIWDEQLNLDLEKLATQLNEY; encoded by the coding sequence ATGAAAACTATTTTTGCCATTGTTGGTAGCGCCAGTGCACATTCATCCAATCATCATATTGTAAATCACCTCCAACAGGAGATCAATGCCGATATCCATTTCACCCTATTTGACCGTCTTAAAGAACTGCCTCATTTTGATCTAGAGGAGAGCCAATCTCATCCACCTATTGAAATTATTGCACTTCGCCAGGTAATCAATGATGCCGATTTAGTATTGATCAGCAGCCCTGAATATATTTTCAGTGTACCCAGTGGATTAAAAAATCTACTTGAATGGTGCGCCGCAACGACGGTTTTCACCGATAAGCCCGTTAGTATCATTACTGCTGCTGCGCAAGGCGAAACAGCGCATGTCGAACTACAGCGTATCCTGCAGGGATTAGGAGCTCAAATTGACGAAAAAAGAAATCTACTCATACAAGGCGTCAAAGGAAAGCTGGATGCTACGGGAGCAATTTGGGACGAACAGCTCAATTTAGACCTAGAAAAGCTGGCCACACAACTTAATGAATATTAA
- a CDS encoding RNA polymerase sigma factor, giving the protein MRNKMGYRLLWERIRTGDETAFFDLYAALYQELVNFGIRTCGDSDLASEATDQVFVKIWEKREQLDRVENVQSYLITFLKRRILRLLEKQHKINTALQHVKAEDDWVEMPYEEFVIKVQTNEIIQIRLKEALEKLSFRQKQLVNLKFFEGYSYEKISEITQMSVKTAYNTLYDALKILREELKDI; this is encoded by the coding sequence ATGAGAAATAAAATGGGGTACCGCTTATTGTGGGAACGTATTCGTACTGGAGACGAAACGGCTTTCTTTGACCTATATGCGGCACTCTATCAAGAGCTTGTCAATTTTGGAATACGTACATGTGGCGACAGTGACTTGGCAAGTGAAGCAACCGATCAGGTATTTGTGAAAATTTGGGAAAAACGAGAACAGCTTGACCGGGTCGAAAATGTACAGTCCTATCTCATTACTTTTTTAAAAAGACGTATTCTGCGTTTGCTGGAGAAACAACATAAAATAAATACAGCCCTTCAACATGTAAAAGCTGAAGATGATTGGGTGGAGATGCCCTATGAGGAGTTTGTCATCAAAGTACAGACGAATGAAATCATACAGATCCGTTTGAAAGAAGCACTGGAGAAGTTATCATTTCGTCAAAAACAGCTGGTGAATCTCAAGTTCTTTGAGGGATATTCGTATGAAAAAATCTCAGAAATTACACAAATGTCTGTAAAGACAGCCTATAATACGCTTTACGATGCTTTGAAAATCCTACGGGAAGAGTTAAAAGATATTTAA
- a CDS encoding FecR family protein, which yields MSQKDYKQLEDFLIDDTFQKYCSGEDKNCILYWQQYSLNHPEQAETILKAKRLYQLLVGNRRPVNEQLEKLKTDLQNVPVEHQASYRFNWPKWAAIAAVLVALVSGGVWYYAQPGKVDSSLPISAIGQVYQTKNGEKKTFELSDGSTVTLNSASKLELSADFNQELRVVRLAGEGYFQVAKNKEKPFVVQAADFDIKVLGTTFNVKSYSDEPTAEALLVEGSIEMTSKGQRENSVVIKPNQKITIFKNQTEVAIARKTNKPNASKLPIKEIAIENIPTIESNTAEIPDIAWRENRLEIVDQDFESLRRTLERWYDVDIQIQNDQLKQYRFTATFSKENITQVLSALQSVEPFKFNVYGKKITISEK from the coding sequence ATGAGCCAAAAAGATTATAAACAGTTAGAAGATTTTTTGATTGATGATACTTTTCAAAAGTATTGTTCGGGAGAAGATAAGAACTGTATTCTGTACTGGCAACAATATAGCCTGAACCATCCAGAACAAGCGGAGACGATTCTGAAAGCCAAACGCCTCTATCAACTCTTGGTTGGCAATCGTCGACCTGTGAATGAGCAATTGGAAAAATTGAAGACAGATCTGCAGAATGTTCCAGTGGAGCATCAGGCATCCTATCGGTTTAACTGGCCCAAATGGGCAGCCATTGCCGCTGTACTTGTTGCATTGGTATCGGGCGGAGTTTGGTATTATGCTCAACCCGGTAAAGTTGATTCCTCATTGCCAATAAGCGCAATCGGCCAAGTGTATCAAACAAAAAATGGGGAGAAAAAGACCTTCGAATTAAGTGATGGAAGTACAGTAACGCTAAATTCTGCAAGTAAATTAGAGTTGTCCGCAGATTTCAATCAGGAATTGCGTGTGGTGCGGCTTGCTGGTGAAGGCTATTTTCAGGTGGCGAAGAATAAGGAGAAACCTTTTGTGGTACAGGCAGCTGATTTTGATATCAAGGTACTGGGGACAACATTCAATGTAAAGAGTTATTCTGATGAACCTACAGCAGAAGCATTGCTAGTGGAAGGTTCTATTGAGATGACGAGCAAAGGGCAGCGTGAAAATTCTGTTGTCATCAAACCGAATCAAAAAATCACGATCTTTAAGAATCAAACTGAAGTAGCAATCGCTCGTAAAACCAATAAACCAAACGCGAGCAAATTACCGATTAAGGAAATTGCCATAGAGAATATCCCTACAATAGAATCCAATACAGCTGAAATACCAGACATTGCGTGGCGTGAAAATAGATTAGAAATCGTGGACCAAGATTTTGAATCACTTCGTAGAACACTGGAACGCTGGTATGATGTGGATATACAAATCCAAAATGATCAATTAAAACAATATCGCTTTACGGCAACCTTTAGCAAGGAGAATATTACTCAGGTACTGAGTGCTTTACAGAGCGTTGAACCTTTTAAATTTAATGTATATGGGAAAAAAATAACTATATCAGAAAAGTAA
- a CDS encoding SusC/RagA family TonB-linked outer membrane protein, which produces MTTCAVMNVSANVFSQQKVSLDVQKTKLSKVLKMIEEQSDYYFVYNSTNENLNKEVSVNANNTKVLDVLAKLFNKSGLVYSVSKEGLVVVSQQQQVAVAGVVTDDKGNPLAGATVRVKGTAVGRATDINGRFTIDAATGNTLIISFAGYTSQEVAVTKEGDLKIVLLEDNRMLNEVVVTALGMKKEKRSLGYSVTQVAGESLTTARENNVMNSLVGKVAGLDISSTSGGAGAASNVTIRGVSSLNQTNQPLYVINGIPMESKPVGIGNANSKGNSGSQWDNAPDLGDAIGNINPDDIESISVLKGAAASALYGSRAKAGVILITTKSGKGNSIDFNSNLVAEQIIDNTNWQTVYGQGANGEKPTTQAGAAQVGGSSWGAKLDGSPVVQFDGVSRPYSLQKGNLDRFYRTGSTWTNTLALNKSFDGGSIRLSGTDVNNRSVVPNSGLKRQSFNLVGLFEPLKGLTIDARYNMILEQVKNRPMVSDGAGNANYNVMFLPTSINVNDLKPWKDGNGKEILYNSGNVYATNPWFAANEFINNTNRDRSIASVTAKYTMGNGLFVQGRAGRDGYTDHYKNVLPSGTGYYENGKIAEQETKFADINADVLVGKSFTFGDYTLTPNLGASYRNTKIRQTTNLGTDFAIFGVYNILNAKNKSVAYLESESETQSTYGTLEFAYKDVAYLTGSLRSDWFSTLATPGVDNKLNSVYPAVSGSFIFSEYLKPSWLSFGKLRAGFAQVGQATDPYQTLLTYNFRSEVLNGQPLGVINNVNIPNSSLKASTATELEIGTELRLFNDRVNLDLTWYNKKSKDEISFITTPSASGYAGAVLNAGKMQNKGFEALISATVVKTEDFKWVSSLNGSYNDNKVISLAEGMDEQTVATSRSGVGYLMNKVGMPAFQIMAFDYKYDSNGEIVKLADGSPDRGELKSYGSAMNKWFAGWNNEFNYKRFNFSFLIDGKWGGKLFSGTDYYGYIFGLHQETVADRESLGRTASTYYTNTANNVSKIFVNSADFVKLRQVVMGYTFPSNLFNNKVKSITVSAVARNLWTIMKKTNNIDPESSYNATFPGLELGGVPAVRTYGVNLSVKF; this is translated from the coding sequence ATGACTACGTGTGCTGTTATGAATGTTTCGGCAAATGTATTTTCCCAACAAAAAGTCTCCTTGGATGTCCAAAAAACAAAACTGAGCAAGGTACTTAAAATGATCGAAGAGCAAAGTGATTATTACTTTGTCTATAATTCGACGAACGAAAATTTAAATAAAGAGGTGTCAGTCAATGCGAATAATACGAAGGTATTGGATGTATTGGCTAAGCTTTTCAATAAAAGTGGATTGGTTTACTCCGTTTCTAAGGAAGGTCTTGTGGTTGTCAGTCAACAACAGCAGGTAGCTGTCGCAGGTGTCGTCACGGACGATAAGGGCAATCCCTTAGCTGGTGCCACGGTACGTGTTAAGGGAACCGCGGTGGGGCGGGCAACGGATATCAATGGACGTTTTACGATCGATGCGGCAACTGGAAACACCTTGATTATTTCTTTCGCAGGTTATACTTCGCAAGAAGTCGCTGTCACCAAAGAGGGGGATCTGAAAATTGTTTTATTGGAAGATAATCGGATGCTCAATGAGGTTGTTGTGACGGCATTGGGTATGAAGAAAGAGAAACGCTCGTTGGGGTACTCTGTTACGCAGGTTGCCGGTGAATCACTAACCACAGCCCGTGAAAATAATGTGATGAATTCACTTGTCGGAAAGGTGGCCGGATTGGATATCAGTTCTACCTCCGGCGGTGCTGGAGCGGCGTCCAATGTGACCATCCGTGGGGTATCGAGTTTGAACCAGACAAATCAGCCATTATACGTAATCAATGGTATCCCCATGGAAAGTAAACCAGTTGGAATTGGAAATGCTAATTCCAAGGGAAACTCAGGAAGCCAATGGGATAATGCACCCGATCTTGGTGATGCGATCGGCAATATCAATCCAGACGATATTGAAAGTATTTCGGTTCTAAAAGGTGCGGCAGCATCAGCATTATATGGCTCAAGAGCGAAAGCCGGTGTTATCCTTATTACGACAAAATCAGGTAAAGGTAATTCGATCGATTTCAATAGTAACCTTGTTGCCGAGCAGATCATTGACAACACCAATTGGCAAACAGTGTATGGTCAGGGGGCGAACGGTGAGAAGCCAACAACCCAAGCAGGAGCGGCCCAAGTGGGCGGATCGAGCTGGGGAGCTAAATTGGACGGTTCTCCGGTAGTCCAATTTGACGGTGTATCACGACCATATTCATTACAAAAAGGGAATTTAGATCGGTTTTATCGTACGGGTTCAACATGGACAAATACGCTGGCATTAAATAAATCATTTGATGGCGGATCTATCCGTCTGTCGGGAACAGATGTCAATAACAGATCTGTTGTTCCAAATTCGGGACTGAAAAGACAGTCGTTTAATTTGGTCGGACTTTTTGAACCACTCAAAGGTTTGACGATTGATGCGCGTTACAACATGATTTTGGAGCAGGTCAAAAATCGTCCAATGGTTTCTGACGGTGCAGGAAATGCCAATTACAACGTTATGTTTTTGCCAACGAGCATTAATGTCAATGATTTGAAGCCATGGAAGGATGGCAATGGAAAAGAGATACTCTATAATTCAGGCAATGTGTATGCGACCAACCCTTGGTTTGCTGCAAATGAGTTTATCAATAACACCAATCGTGACCGCTCCATAGCCTCTGTTACGGCTAAATATACGATGGGCAACGGTTTGTTTGTTCAAGGAAGAGCGGGACGGGATGGCTATACTGATCATTATAAAAATGTATTGCCTTCTGGTACGGGTTATTATGAAAATGGTAAAATCGCTGAACAAGAAACCAAATTTGCGGATATTAATGCGGATGTTTTGGTTGGTAAGTCATTCACTTTCGGAGATTATACCCTGACGCCTAATCTCGGAGCGAGTTACAGAAATACTAAAATCAGACAAACGACAAATTTGGGTACCGACTTCGCGATATTCGGTGTTTACAATATTTTGAATGCAAAAAATAAATCGGTAGCTTATCTCGAAAGCGAATCGGAGACACAGTCTACTTACGGTACCTTAGAATTTGCTTATAAAGATGTCGCCTATCTGACAGGTAGTTTGCGCTCTGACTGGTTTTCTACGCTAGCAACTCCGGGAGTGGATAATAAATTGAACTCGGTTTATCCAGCAGTTTCGGGATCATTTATCTTTTCAGAATATCTAAAGCCATCGTGGTTGAGTTTTGGAAAGTTGAGGGCAGGTTTTGCTCAGGTAGGGCAGGCAACAGATCCTTATCAAACCTTGCTAACCTATAATTTTAGAAGCGAGGTACTCAACGGTCAACCGTTAGGGGTTATTAACAATGTGAATATCCCGAACTCTTCCTTGAAAGCTTCTACAGCAACAGAGTTGGAAATTGGAACGGAGTTGCGTCTTTTTAATGATCGTGTAAACTTGGATCTAACCTGGTATAACAAGAAGTCGAAAGATGAGATTTCTTTTATTACAACCCCTTCAGCAAGCGGGTACGCCGGTGCCGTACTCAATGCCGGAAAGATGCAAAATAAGGGATTTGAAGCGTTGATTTCTGCTACTGTTGTTAAAACCGAAGATTTTAAATGGGTGTCTTCATTGAATGGTTCTTACAACGACAATAAAGTGATTTCATTGGCTGAAGGAATGGACGAACAGACGGTAGCAACGTCCCGTTCGGGTGTAGGTTACTTAATGAATAAAGTTGGTATGCCTGCTTTTCAGATCATGGCTTTCGATTATAAGTATGATAGCAATGGCGAGATCGTAAAATTGGCTGACGGTTCTCCTGACCGGGGTGAGTTAAAGTCTTATGGTTCAGCTATGAATAAATGGTTTGCAGGTTGGAACAATGAATTTAACTACAAAAGGTTCAATTTCTCTTTCTTGATTGATGGAAAATGGGGTGGAAAGCTTTTCTCAGGAACAGACTACTACGGTTACATTTTTGGATTGCATCAGGAAACTGTGGCAGATCGTGAAAGCTTGGGTAGAACGGCCTCTACTTATTATACCAATACAGCGAATAATGTATCCAAGATATTTGTAAACAGCGCTGATTTTGTAAAGTTGAGACAGGTCGTTATGGGGTATACTTTCCCTTCCAACTTATTCAATAACAAAGTTAAGTCAATTACGGTAAGTGCTGTAGCGCGCAATCTCTGGACGATCATGAAGAAAACAAATAACATTGATCCAGAATCGAGCTATAATGCAACTTTCCCGGGTTTAGAACTCGGCGGTGTTCCAGCAGTGCGTACTTACGGTGTTAATTTAAGTGTTAAATTCTAA